Within Williamwhitmania sp., the genomic segment TACCAACTACTTCGTCAGCTGCAGTAATGCTTATACCCTTAACGCCAGAGCCTGTTCTTCCGATGGGTCTTACTTGGCCTTCTGGGAATCGTACCGCTTTACCTTCACGAGCAGCCAGTAATATATGCTCCTGCCCATCAGTTAACTTAGCCTCGATGAGTTGGTCCCCATCCTTAATAGTAATAGCATTTACACCAGTTTGACGTGGTCTAGAGTAAGCTTCAAGTGAGGTCTTTTTTATAATACCCTTCTTTGTGCAAAGGATAATATAATTTGAAGTAATATATTCTGTGTCAGTTAGTTTCTTAACATTAATATAAGCCTTTACCATATCGTCAGGCTTAATGTTAATAATATTCTGAAGAGCCCTACCTTTGGTTGCTTTGGCCCCTTCTGGAATATCGTAGACTTTCAACCAAAAGCACCTACCTTTTTCTGTAAAAAGTAGCATGGTATTGTGCATGGAGGCAACAAAAATGTGCTCAATGAAGTCCTCATCACGCGTAGTGGAACCCTTTGTGCCGACGCCTCCTCTATTTTGTGTTTTAAATTCAGTTAACGGGGTTCTTTTAATGTAGCCTAAGTGTGATATAGTGATTACCGCATCATCATCGGCATAGAAATCTTCCGGATTAAACTCTTCAGCATGTCGAATGATTTCTGTTCTACGATCATCACCATACTTCTCCTTTATTTCAATGAGTTCATCTTTAATAATTTTCATCTGGAGGCTAACATCCACTAAGATTTGTTTGTAGAAATCAATCTTTTGCATCAACTCGTCGTACTCCTCCTTAATCTTATCACGTTCAAGGCCTGTGAGGCTACGTAAACGCATCTCAATGATTGCTCTTGACTGAATATCGGATAGGTTAAAGTTGGTCATTAATCCTTCGCGGGCAGCATCGGGAGTTGCAGATGCACGAATTAATGCAATAATCTCGTCGATATGGTCAAGCGCAATGAGTAAGCCTTCTAGTATGTGGGCTCGCTTTTCTGCTTGATCAAGATCATACCTGGTTCTACGCATGATTACCTCGTGCCGGTGATCGACAAAGCAGGCTATCAACTCTTTTAAATTGAGCTGCTTTGGTTTGCCATCCACTAGGGCAATGTTATTAACCGCAAATGAAGATTGTAGTTGGGTTAATTTATATAGATTGTTCAGCACCACATTTGCAACCGCTTCCTTTTTGAGGATAATAACGATGCGCATTCCGTTACGATCGGACTCATCATTAATATAGGAGATACCATCAAGCTTCTTATCGTTGATCAAATCGGCAATTTTCTTAATCATTTCTGCCTTATTGACCATATAGGGAATCTCATTCA encodes:
- the gyrA gene encoding DNA gyrase subunit A, whose protein sequence is MAEGEKILKINIEEEMKSAYIDYAMSVIVSRALPDVRDGLKPVHRRVLFGMSDLGLMANKPYKKSARIVGEVLGKYHPHGDTSVYDAMVRMAQEWSLRYPLVDGQGNFGSVDGDSPAAMRYTEARLKKIAEESLADIDKDTVDFRLNFDDSLEEPTVLPTRIPMLLVNGASGIAVGMATNMAPHNLREVVDATCAYIDNREITIDELLKYVKGPDFPTGGTIYGYQGVKEAFETGRGRIVIRAKTELEFTDSGRAKIIVNEIPYMVNKAEMIKKIADLINDKKLDGISYINDESDRNGMRIVIILKKEAVANVVLNNLYKLTQLQSSFAVNNIALVDGKPKQLNLKELIACFVDHRHEVIMRRTRYDLDQAEKRAHILEGLLIALDHIDEIIALIRASATPDAAREGLMTNFNLSDIQSRAIIEMRLRSLTGLERDKIKEEYDELMQKIDFYKQILVDVSLQMKIIKDELIEIKEKYGDDRRTEIIRHAEEFNPEDFYADDDAVITISHLGYIKRTPLTEFKTQNRGGVGTKGSTTRDEDFIEHIFVASMHNTMLLFTEKGRCFWLKVYDIPEGAKATKGRALQNIINIKPDDMVKAYINVKKLTDTEYITSNYIILCTKKGIIKKTSLEAYSRPRQTGVNAITIKDGDQLIEAKLTDGQEHILLAAREGKAVRFPEGQVRPIGRTGSGVKGISITAADEVVGMVCTDENVQDILVVSEKGFGKRSKLDDYRIIRRGGKGVKTLNITDKTGKLIAIKGVTDNNDLMIITKSGITIRLHISDIRITGRATQGVKLINLRKQDEIAAVALVQKGDDEEIVDLITESPLEE